The stretch of DNA CGTGCTGAGCGGCCGAGCCGTCGACCTCTACAACCCGAAAGTCGTGCGCGCCACGACCGGGTCGCTCTTCCACCTGCCCGTCGCGGTCGGTGCCGACCTCGGCGACGTGCTCGGCCGTGCCCGCGCCGCCGGCCTTCAGACCCTCGCCGCCGATGTCAAAGGCGACGACCTCCGTGCCCTGTCGGTCGACGGGTCGCTGCGCCGGCCGACCGCGTGGATCTTCGGCAACGAGGCCCGAGGGCTCGAAGACGGCGACCTCGCCAAGGTCGACGGGGTCGTCGCCGTGCCGAACTACGGCAAGGCCGAGTCGATGAACCTCGCGACCGCCGCGTCGGTCTGCCTCTACCAGAGCGCGTTCGCGCAGCGCGGCTGAGCTCAGTCGACCCGGCGGAAGCGGGGGACCGGTACCCCGTCGATCTCGACCGTCTCGGCGAACATCGCCGTGGGGCGGACCCAGACGCCGCCCGCGCCGTAGAGCGCGCGGTAGACCACGAGCTGCTCCTCGGTCTCGCTGTGCCGGGCGTTGTGCAGCACCTCGTAGCGGCCGCCCTTGTAGTGCTGGTAAAGGCCGGGGGCGATGTTCTCCTCGTCAAGGCTCACGACGGGACAGCGTAGCCAGGTGTTTCGGCACGGTTACGATTCGGGCCTCAACTGGCGACTTGGGGACACTCAACCTAGGGTCGAACCATGGCCACGTCCAAGGAAAGCGGCGCGACCACCCCGACGACGAAGTCCGGCGAGCCCCTCGTCGTCGTCGAGGGCGTCGACAAGCACTTCGGAAAACTGCACGTCCTGAAGGACATCACGACCACCGTCGCCCGCGGCGAGGTCGTCGTCGTGATCGGTCCGAGCGGCTCCGGCAAGTCGACCTTCTGCCGCACCATCAATCGACTCGAGACGATCGACGCCGGTTCGATCACCATCGACGGCAAGCCGTTGCCCGCCGAAGGACGTGAGCTCGCGAAGCTGCGCGCCGACGTCGGCATGGTGTTCCAGTCGTTCAACCTCTTCGCCCACAAGACGGTGCTCGAGAACGTCACCCTCGGGCCCATGAAGGTGCGCCGGCTCGGCAAGGCCGAGGCCGAGAAGGAGGCGATGGTCCTCCTCGAACGGGTCGGCGTCGCCAACCAGGCGAAGAAGCTGCCCGCGCAGCTCTCAGGCGGGCAGCAGCAGCGCGTCGCGATCGCCCGCGCCCTCGCGATGCAGCCGAAGCTGATGCTGTTCGACGAGCCGACTTCGGCGCTCGACCCCGAGATGATCAACGAGGTCCTCGACGTCATCACGGGTCTCGCCCGCGACGGCATGACCATGATCGTCGTGACCCACGAGATGGGCTTCGCCCGCAAGGTCGCCGATCGGGTGCTGTTCATGGCCGACGGGCAGATCCTCGAGGACGCCGCGCCGTCCGAATTCTTCGACGCTCCGAAAACGGGGCGCGCCAAAGACTTCCTCTCCAAGATCCTGACTCACTGATCTGCCCACGAGGCATGAGGAAGACCCCACCGCACATTGCACGAGAGATGGGACACACGATGAAGATCACGCGAATCGCGGCCGCAGCAGCCGCGGCGTTGACGGTCGTCGCACTGACGGCCTGCGGCGCACCGGGGAGCGCCGGCAGCGGCGGCTCCGCGGCGCCGGAGGAGAGCGGAGGTGACGGCCCGTACGGGCTCGAGATCGCGGAGAACCCCGAGTTCGAAGCGGGTACCACCATGGCGACCCTCGCCGATGCGGGCACCATCACGATCGGTACCAAGTTCGACCAGCCGCTGTTCGGCCTGCTCGGCCCGGGTGACATCCCCGAAGGCTTCGACGTCGCCATCGGCGCGCTCGTCGCCTCGAAGCTCGGCATCCCGTTCGACTCGATCGAGTGGACCGAGACCCCGTCGAACATCCGTGAGACCGCGATCCAGAACGGCGACGCGTCGCTCGTGGTGGCGACCTACACGATCAACGACAAGCGCAAGGAGCTGATCGACTTCGCGGGACCGTACTTCGTCGCCGGCCAGGCCATCATGGTGCTCTCGGATAACGACGACATCACCGGCCCCGACGACCTCGAAGGCCAGCCGACCTGCTCCGTCGAGGGCTCGACCCCGGCGGCGAACATCGTCGACAACTACGGCGCCCAGCTGTTCGCGACCGATGTCTACAGCAACTGCCTCGACCCGCTGCGCAACGGCCAGGTCGTCGCGGTCACGACCGACAACGTGATCCTCTCGGGCTTCGTCGCCCAGAACGAGCCCGAGTTCAAGCTCGCCGGCGACGGTGAGACCTTCACCGAGGAGCCCTACGGCATCGGTCTCAAGAAGGACGACCAGGCGTTCCGCGACTTCGTCAACGATGTCCTCGAGGAGGCCTTCGAGGACGGCACGTGGGCCCGCCTGTTCGAGCAGACCGCAGGCCAGGTGCTGCCCGTCCCGGACCCGCCGACGGTCGACCGGTACTGATCCACCACACCACCGGATCCGCGCGGCGCCCCTGAGCCTCAGGGGCGCCGCGCCCACCGACGAGGAGAGACGATGGGCGCCGTTTTCGGCAACCTCGACCTGTTCTGGCAGGGCTTCGGCAACACGCTGTTGATGCTCGGCGGAACGCTGCTGTTCGCGCTGCCGCTCGGCATCGTGGTCGCCGCGATGCGCATCAGCCCGTTCGGCAGCCTGCGCGTCGCCGCGACGGTCTACACCGAGTGGCTGCGCAACACCCCGCTCACCCTCGTCTTCTTCTTCATGGTCTTCGTGATGCCGCGTCTCGGCGTGACGATCGACTTCATCCCCTCCGCGATCCTCGCCCTCACCCTCTACACGGCGCCGTTCTTCGCCGAGGCCATCCGGTCGGGCATCAACTCGGTGCCCGTCGGGCAGGCGGAGGCGGCGCGCAGCATCGGCCTCGGGTTCGGCCAGACGGTGTCGCTCGTAATTCTGCCTCAGGCCATCCGCAGCGTCATCCCGCCGCTGATCAACGTGACCATCGCGCTCACCAAGAACACCTCGGTGGCGACCGGGTTCTTCGTCTTCACGCTCGTCAGCGTGCTCACCCGCCTGATCCGCAACAACCCCGCGGACCTCGCGATGCTGTTCCTCGGCATCGCGTTCTGCTACCTCCTCATCACCATCCCGCTCGGTCAACTGGCCGACCGGCTCGAGAAGCGTCTGGTGGTCACCCGATGAGCTCGGTCCTGTACGACGCCCCCGGCCCGCGGACGAGACGGACTTCGCGGGTCATCTCGACCGTGATCGGCGCGATCCTCATCGTCGCCGTCGGCTACGTCCTGCTCACCCTCGGCGGCCAGGGGCTGTTCGACTACGAACGGTGGGACATCTTCAACGACCCGCTGGTGTGGCTCGACCTGCTCGGCGCGCTCGGCACGACGCTGCGGCTCGCGCTCATCTCGTCGGTGCTCGCCATCCTGCTCGGCATGGTCATCTCGCTGCTACGCATGGCGGACCACTCCGCCATCCGCATTCCCACCACGATCGTGCTCGAGTTCCTGCGCGGTCTGCCCGTGCTGCTCATGATGGTGTTCTTCTGGGCGGTGCTCGGCCTCGATCAGGAGATCGCGGTCATCATCGCGCTGAGCCTCTACAACGGTGCGATCATCGGCGAAGCGCTGCGTTCCGGACTCGTCGCACTACCGCGCGGTCAGCGCGAGTCCGGTCTCGCGATCGGCCTCGGCAGCCTGCAGACCCGGCTCGCGATCGAGTTCCCGCAGGCCTTCCGCAACATGCTGCCGATCATCGTCGCTCAGCTGGTCGTGCTGCTGAAGGACACCTCGCTCGCGTACGTGCTCGGCGGCGTCATCGAGCTGATCCGTCGCGGTCGCCTCACCGCCGAATTCTTCGGAGCCTCGCAGTACTCCTTCTCGATCTTCGTCGTCGTCGGCGCCATGTACCTCGCCGTCAACCTCACGGTGTCGGCGATCGCCCGCCGCCTCGCGAAGCGGCGCGGCTACAGGGAGGACCCGGTG from Herbiconiux sp. L3-i23 encodes:
- a CDS encoding DUF1653 domain-containing protein, with protein sequence MSLDEENIAPGLYQHYKGGRYEVLHNARHSETEEQLVVYRALYGAGGVWVRPTAMFAETVEIDGVPVPRFRRVD
- a CDS encoding amino acid ABC transporter ATP-binding protein codes for the protein MATSKESGATTPTTKSGEPLVVVEGVDKHFGKLHVLKDITTTVARGEVVVVIGPSGSGKSTFCRTINRLETIDAGSITIDGKPLPAEGRELAKLRADVGMVFQSFNLFAHKTVLENVTLGPMKVRRLGKAEAEKEAMVLLERVGVANQAKKLPAQLSGGQQQRVAIARALAMQPKLMLFDEPTSALDPEMINEVLDVITGLARDGMTMIVVTHEMGFARKVADRVLFMADGQILEDAAPSEFFDAPKTGRAKDFLSKILTH
- a CDS encoding glutamate ABC transporter substrate-binding protein, yielding MKITRIAAAAAAALTVVALTACGAPGSAGSGGSAAPEESGGDGPYGLEIAENPEFEAGTTMATLADAGTITIGTKFDQPLFGLLGPGDIPEGFDVAIGALVASKLGIPFDSIEWTETPSNIRETAIQNGDASLVVATYTINDKRKELIDFAGPYFVAGQAIMVLSDNDDITGPDDLEGQPTCSVEGSTPAANIVDNYGAQLFATDVYSNCLDPLRNGQVVAVTTDNVILSGFVAQNEPEFKLAGDGETFTEEPYGIGLKKDDQAFRDFVNDVLEEAFEDGTWARLFEQTAGQVLPVPDPPTVDRY
- a CDS encoding amino acid ABC transporter permease, with the protein product MGAVFGNLDLFWQGFGNTLLMLGGTLLFALPLGIVVAAMRISPFGSLRVAATVYTEWLRNTPLTLVFFFMVFVMPRLGVTIDFIPSAILALTLYTAPFFAEAIRSGINSVPVGQAEAARSIGLGFGQTVSLVILPQAIRSVIPPLINVTIALTKNTSVATGFFVFTLVSVLTRLIRNNPADLAMLFLGIAFCYLLITIPLGQLADRLEKRLVVTR
- a CDS encoding amino acid ABC transporter permease, whose product is MSSVLYDAPGPRTRRTSRVISTVIGAILIVAVGYVLLTLGGQGLFDYERWDIFNDPLVWLDLLGALGTTLRLALISSVLAILLGMVISLLRMADHSAIRIPTTIVLEFLRGLPVLLMMVFFWAVLGLDQEIAVIIALSLYNGAIIGEALRSGLVALPRGQRESGLAIGLGSLQTRLAIEFPQAFRNMLPIIVAQLVVLLKDTSLAYVLGGVIELIRRGRLTAEFFGASQYSFSIFVVVGAMYLAVNLTVSAIARRLAKRRGYREDPVTANTDQSLQAPSI